Part of the Pseudomonadota bacterium genome is shown below.
AGGCCCGGCCCGCAGGAAGATGTACGCCATAGGTGTGAGCACCGTCGCCGTGATCATGCCGAGCTCGAAGCCGAGCACCGCCGGCGTCAGCACTGGTGCGGCACCATTCACCAGCAGCACCGAATAGGCCGACTCGGTCACGGGCACCATGAAGTGAGCCGCGATCGGTGTGGCTAACGCTACATAAAGCAGGGCGGCGCTGCGCCGATAGCGCAGAAAGTCCATTCGCAGCGCGCTACTCAGTACGCCGATCGCGCTCATGAGATGGGCCGTAGCGTGCGCTCCGCCACGAGGTAGGCCGCCAGGGGGACACCGTCGAAGTGGGCGCGCAGGTGCGTGGTGAGGAGCACGACCGCCTGCTCGGCCCGCTCCGAGACCAGGCTCGCCACCTGCCCTGCCGTCTCAGCGTCCAGCTCCGCCGTCGGTTCATCGAGCACCAGCAGCGCCGGCGAGCCGAGAAAGGCCTGCGCGAGCAGCAGGCGTCTGCGCATGCCGCCGGAGTACGCCACGATGCGCTTATCCGCATCCGCTCCCAACCCGAGCTGCTGGAGCAGCCCGGTACACTGGGCACTCGCCCGCGAGAGCCCCTTCAGAGCTGCCAGGTGGGTGAGGAACTCGAGCGCGGTGAGGTCCAGGGGCAGATCCACGCTCTGCGGCGCGTAGCCGAGGACCCGCCGCAGGGCCTTGCGGCCCCGAGGCAGGGGCGAGCCGTTCCAACGCAGGACGCCCCCTGCCGCCTTCTCCGCCGTCGCACACACGCGCAGCAAGGTGGATTTGCCGACCCCGCTGGGGCCGCTCAGCAGGTGCACGCCCGCATCGAAGGTCTGGT
Proteins encoded:
- a CDS encoding ATP-binding cassette domain-containing protein; this encodes MPKLELDGISQRYGKQIVFEGIHQTFDAGVHLLSGPSGVGKSTLLRVCATAEKAAGGVLRWNGSPLPRGRKALRRVLGYAPQSVDLPLDLTALEFLTHLAALKGLSRASAQCTGLLQQLGLGADADKRIVAYSGGMRRRLLLAQAFLGSPALLVLDEPTAELDAETAGQVASLVSERAEQAVVLLTTHLRAHFDGVPLAAYLVAERTLRPIS